The following coding sequences are from one Phenylobacterium glaciei window:
- a CDS encoding sugar transferase, whose amino-acid sequence MLKRGLDILGATAGLILLSPVLLVLAIAVRLETPGPALHWSRRVGRHNALFPMPKFRSMRTGAPDVATHLLPDPASWITPLGGFMRRTSLDELPQLWSVLVGDMSLVGPRPALFNQDDLMALRNAAGVQVLRPGLTGWAQIHGRDELPVPDKARLDAEYLARRSTLLDLWIILRTAKTAFSGRGVRH is encoded by the coding sequence GTGCTGAAGCGAGGGCTGGACATCCTGGGCGCCACGGCGGGGCTGATCCTGCTGTCGCCCGTGCTGCTGGTCCTGGCCATCGCCGTGCGTCTGGAGACTCCAGGCCCCGCCCTGCACTGGTCGCGGCGGGTGGGGCGGCACAACGCCCTGTTTCCCATGCCCAAGTTCCGCAGCATGCGGACCGGCGCGCCCGACGTCGCCACGCACCTGTTGCCCGACCCGGCCTCCTGGATCACGCCACTGGGGGGCTTCATGCGCCGCACCAGCCTGGACGAACTGCCCCAGCTGTGGAGCGTGTTGGTGGGCGATATGAGTCTGGTGGGGCCGCGGCCGGCCCTGTTCAATCAGGATGACCTGATGGCCCTGCGCAACGCCGCCGGGGTCCAGGTCCTGAGGCCGGGTCTCACCGGCTGGGCGCAGATCCATGGCCGCGACGAGCTGCCGGTGCCAGACAAGGCCAGGCTGGACGCCGAGTACCTGGCCCGGCGTTCCACTCTTCTGGACCTCTGGATCATCCTGCGAACGGCGAAGACCGCCTTCTCCGGTCGAGGCGTTCGTCACTAG
- a CDS encoding cytochrome b/b6 domain-containing protein, giving the protein MSETPSAPTKLWDLPTRITHWSLAVLIVTAWLSGGQQMQIHVLAGYGVIGLLVFRLYWGFFGSQTARFSQFVKGPGATARYLTTMGKRTAADLVGHSPVGAISVVLLLLVMIVQAGLGLFATDIDGIESGPLSYMVDFDTGRLASEWHELSFRVLQGLVVLHLAAIAFYALWKRQNLITAMITGKRRFIGPAPTLTFAPAWRFVLGVLIAVAAAWLIARGLKLPKV; this is encoded by the coding sequence ATGAGCGAGACACCCTCGGCGCCCACCAAGCTCTGGGACCTGCCGACCCGGATCACCCACTGGTCACTGGCGGTGCTGATCGTCACGGCCTGGCTCAGCGGCGGCCAGCAGATGCAGATCCATGTCCTGGCGGGCTACGGGGTCATCGGCCTGCTGGTCTTCCGGCTGTACTGGGGCTTCTTCGGGTCGCAGACGGCGCGGTTCTCGCAGTTCGTGAAGGGGCCGGGGGCGACCGCCCGCTACCTTACGACCATGGGCAAGCGCACCGCGGCCGACCTAGTGGGTCACAGCCCAGTGGGGGCGATCAGTGTTGTCTTGCTATTGCTGGTAATGATCGTTCAGGCGGGGCTGGGCCTGTTCGCCACCGACATCGACGGCATCGAGTCAGGTCCGCTCTCGTACATGGTGGACTTCGACACCGGCCGCCTGGCCTCGGAATGGCATGAGCTGTCGTTTCGGGTGCTACAGGGGCTGGTGGTCCTGCACCTGGCGGCCATCGCCTTCTACGCCCTGTGGAAGCGCCAGAACCTGATCACCGCCATGATCACCGGCAAGCGCCGGTTCATCGGTCCCGCGCCCACGCTGACCTTCGCGCCGGCCTGGCGGTTCGTGCTGGGGGTGCTGATCGCGGTCGCCGCCGCCTGGCTGATCGCCAGAGGGCTGAAGCTTCCGAAGGTCTAG
- a CDS encoding AsmA family protein, whose amino-acid sequence MSAEPIYQRARTGLIRARDGAAAGLRRAQGAMRPGWERARTRIRETKFKRPSNRALAWTGGIVATLLVAIALFLILFDWNYLRGPIGRFASAKTGREIVLAGDLKVHAFSLKPSATVQGIRIGNPKWAGPGQTADIASLDVQVKLLPLFVGQVVLLNLQLDQAKVDLLRDRQGRATWDFSNGKKTNKPFKMPPIRRFVINDGHLKITDQKRRLVLNGEVNATEKMGQTGRGFLMTGDGSLNGNKFLLRVQGGPLLNVDTHKPYPFDADIRSGATRVTAKGAIPKPFDLGEFYMDTTAQGPDLSDLYDLTGVALPNTPPYKLHGRLSREGHLYKIDGLGGRVGDSDLSGFISVETGEERPYLKADLKSRSLDFDDLAAIFGGVPSRKAGETVSPEQAAMGKKMAAQRRLLPDSTLDVTKIRSLDADVRYRATSIHDAMLPLRGADVTVKLDHGLLSANPLTLDLPQGKITGQAHLNARNAVPVTDVDVRLSNARLEQLIPVKGEPLAGSFVGRIKLKGAGNSVHRAAANADGEVLAVVPSGEIREAFAELLGINLTKGLGLLFSKDKGAVPIRCGVAHFQAKGGVLTADRIVFDTKPVVATGGGIINLDNETLNLRIQGHSKELRLVRLLSPITVKGPILGPKVGIETGKVVAQGGVAVALASVINPLAILLPFIDPGLAKDANCAALIADAGREGVPLKTTPAKVARR is encoded by the coding sequence TTGTCAGCCGAACCGATCTACCAGCGCGCCCGCACGGGCCTGATCCGCGCCCGCGACGGCGCGGCGGCGGGCCTGCGCCGCGCTCAGGGCGCGATGCGGCCGGGTTGGGAGCGAGCGCGAACCCGCATCCGGGAGACGAAGTTCAAGCGCCCCAGCAACCGGGCGCTGGCCTGGACCGGTGGGATCGTGGCGACCCTGCTGGTCGCCATCGCCCTCTTCCTGATCCTGTTTGACTGGAACTATCTGCGTGGGCCCATCGGCCGCTTTGCTTCGGCCAAGACCGGCCGTGAGATCGTGCTGGCCGGCGACCTGAAGGTCCACGCCTTCTCGCTGAAACCCAGCGCCACGGTGCAGGGCATCCGCATCGGCAATCCCAAGTGGGCCGGCCCCGGTCAGACCGCCGACATCGCCAGCCTGGACGTCCAGGTGAAGCTTCTGCCGCTCTTCGTCGGCCAGGTGGTGCTGCTGAATCTGCAGCTGGACCAGGCCAAGGTTGATCTGCTGCGCGACCGCCAGGGCCGCGCCACCTGGGACTTCTCCAACGGCAAGAAGACCAACAAACCCTTCAAGATGCCGCCGATCCGGCGGTTCGTGATCAATGACGGCCACCTGAAGATCACCGACCAGAAGCGCAGGCTGGTGCTGAACGGTGAGGTCAACGCCACCGAGAAGATGGGCCAGACCGGCCGCGGCTTCCTGATGACCGGCGATGGCTCGCTGAACGGCAACAAGTTCCTGCTGCGGGTCCAGGGCGGCCCGCTGCTGAACGTCGATACGCACAAGCCCTATCCCTTCGACGCCGATATCCGCTCCGGCGCGACGCGGGTGACGGCCAAGGGCGCGATCCCCAAGCCTTTCGACCTCGGCGAGTTCTACATGGACACCACCGCCCAGGGGCCAGACCTGTCGGACCTCTATGACCTGACCGGCGTCGCCCTGCCCAACACCCCGCCCTACAAGCTGCATGGCCGGCTGTCTCGAGAGGGTCATCTCTACAAGATCGACGGCCTCGGCGGCCGGGTGGGCGACAGCGACCTGTCGGGCTTCATCTCCGTGGAGACGGGCGAGGAGCGCCCCTATCTGAAGGCCGACCTGAAGAGCCGCAGCCTGGACTTCGACGACCTGGCGGCGATCTTCGGCGGCGTGCCCTCTCGCAAGGCCGGCGAGACCGTCTCGCCTGAGCAAGCCGCCATGGGCAAGAAGATGGCCGCCCAGCGCCGCCTGCTGCCGGACTCCACCCTGGACGTCACCAAGATCCGCTCGCTGGACGCCGATGTCCGCTATCGCGCCACCAGCATCCATGACGCGATGCTGCCCCTGCGCGGCGCCGACGTCACGGTGAAACTGGATCACGGCCTGCTGAGCGCCAACCCGCTCACCCTGGACCTGCCGCAGGGCAAGATCACCGGCCAGGCGCACCTGAACGCCCGCAACGCCGTCCCTGTTACTGATGTGGACGTGCGGCTCTCCAACGCCCGCCTTGAACAACTCATCCCGGTGAAGGGCGAGCCCTTGGCCGGCAGCTTTGTGGGCCGCATCAAGCTGAAGGGCGCGGGCAATTCCGTGCACCGGGCCGCCGCCAATGCCGACGGTGAGGTCCTGGCCGTGGTCCCCAGCGGGGAGATCCGCGAGGCCTTCGCCGAACTGCTGGGCATCAACCTCACCAAAGGCCTGGGCCTGCTGTTCTCCAAGGACAAGGGCGCGGTGCCGATCCGCTGCGGCGTGGCCCATTTCCAGGCCAAGGGCGGCGTGCTGACCGCCGACCGAATTGTCTTCGACACCAAGCCGGTGGTGGCCACCGGCGGCGGGATCATCAACCTGGACAACGAAACCCTCAATCTGCGTATCCAGGGCCACTCCAAGGAGCTGCGCTTGGTGCGCCTGCTCTCGCCAATCACCGTGAAGGGCCCGATCCTTGGCCCCAAGGTCGGCATCGAGACCGGCAAGGTGGTGGCCCAGGGCGGCGTCGCTGTGGCCCTGGCCAGCGTCATCAACCCCCTGGCGATCCTGCTGCCCTTCATCGACCCGGGTCTGGCCAAGGACGCCAACTGCGCCGCCCTGATCGCCGACGCCGGCCGCGAAGGTGTTCCCTTGAAGACAACGCCGGCCAAGGTCGCGCGCCGCTGA
- a CDS encoding cupin domain-containing protein, whose protein sequence is MSQVARPLKVLLDQKLSQFDDTWAPKIIARYNTNEVRLVKAEGEWVWHRHDETDELFLILEGEFDMDFRDGTVVVRPGELLIVPRGVEHRPAARRGQVRLLLIDPAGTPNTGDTRTATLAVDL, encoded by the coding sequence ATGTCCCAAGTCGCCCGTCCCTTGAAGGTCCTGCTCGACCAAAAGCTGTCCCAGTTCGACGACACCTGGGCGCCCAAGATCATCGCCCGCTACAACACCAATGAGGTGCGCCTGGTGAAGGCGGAGGGCGAGTGGGTCTGGCATCGGCATGACGAGACCGACGAGCTGTTCCTGATCCTGGAGGGCGAGTTCGACATGGATTTCCGGGACGGCACCGTGGTGGTCCGGCCGGGCGAACTGCTGATCGTTCCGCGCGGCGTCGAACACCGTCCCGCCGCGCGCCGGGGCCAGGTCCGGCTCCTGCTGATCGATCCGGCAGGCACGCCGAACACCGGCGACACCCGCACCGCCACGCTTGCGGTAGACCTCTAG
- a CDS encoding DNA topoisomerase IB, whose product MARDAAELTLPTPVGLTYVNDDDTGITRIAAKDGFNYRDTEGGAVTDPATLARIKELVIPPAWTDVWICPSAQGHIQATGRDQKGRKQYRYHPGWRQDREGIKYDRVIAFGRALPRLRKRVEVDLAHRGLPREKVLAAVVAVMEITLIRVGNEEYARANKSFGLTTLRDRHAKVTSTGAVFQFRGKSGKVHQTGFRDRRLARIVKACQDIPGQRLFQYIGEDGQRRAVESADVNAYIREVLGDDFSAKDFRTWAGTLSAARGLVMHPPAASAAEAKRNVANCVKAVAGLLGNTAAVCKGSYIHPLVLESYERGVLPLKGTTSSRAFELSVLKFLEAARDSAS is encoded by the coding sequence ATGGCCAGAGACGCCGCCGAGCTCACGCTCCCGACCCCCGTGGGCCTGACCTATGTCAATGACGACGACACCGGTATCACCCGGATCGCGGCCAAGGACGGCTTCAACTACCGCGACACCGAGGGGGGTGCGGTCACCGATCCCGCGACGCTGGCCCGCATCAAGGAGCTGGTGATCCCGCCCGCCTGGACCGATGTCTGGATCTGTCCCTCGGCGCAGGGCCACATCCAGGCCACCGGCCGCGACCAGAAAGGCCGCAAGCAGTACCGCTATCACCCCGGCTGGCGGCAGGACCGCGAGGGGATCAAGTACGACAGGGTCATCGCCTTCGGCCGCGCCCTGCCCCGTCTGCGCAAGCGGGTGGAGGTCGACCTCGCCCACCGGGGCCTGCCGCGGGAGAAGGTGCTGGCCGCCGTGGTGGCGGTGATGGAGATCACCCTGATCCGGGTGGGCAACGAGGAATATGCCCGGGCCAACAAGAGCTTTGGCCTGACCACCCTGCGCGACCGCCACGCCAAGGTGACCAGCACGGGCGCCGTCTTCCAGTTCCGCGGCAAGAGCGGCAAGGTCCACCAGACCGGGTTCCGCGACCGCCGCCTTGCCCGCATCGTCAAGGCCTGCCAGGACATCCCCGGTCAACGCCTGTTCCAGTACATCGGAGAGGACGGCCAGCGCCGCGCCGTCGAGAGCGCCGATGTGAACGCCTATATCCGCGAGGTGCTGGGGGACGACTTCTCCGCCAAGGACTTCCGCACCTGGGCGGGCACCCTCTCGGCCGCCCGTGGCCTGGTGATGCATCCGCCGGCCGCGAGCGCGGCCGAGGCCAAGCGCAATGTGGCCAATTGCGTGAAGGCCGTCGCCGGCCTGCTGGGCAACACCGCGGCGGTCTGCAAGGGCTCCTACATCCATCCCCTGGTGCTGGAATCCTATGAACGCGGCGTCCTGCCCCTGAAGGGCACGACGTCGTCGCGCGCCTTTGAGCTCTCGGTGCTGAAGTTCCTCGAAGCCGCGCGCGACTCCGCCAGCTAG
- a CDS encoding VOC family protein, with amino-acid sequence MFDHLSVGVRDLAAARRFYDAFFAPLGCANTFAAEAELAYGPGGLRQFYLYPVTGGQVAGLGTHIALSANSRSAVDAAYAAALAQGATVVRVAGLHPDIAADYYGAVLLDPDGNKLEIVADTMH; translated from the coding sequence ATGTTCGATCATCTGTCCGTGGGTGTCCGCGACCTGGCCGCCGCCCGCCGGTTCTATGACGCCTTCTTCGCCCCGCTGGGCTGCGCCAACACCTTCGCGGCCGAGGCCGAGCTGGCCTACGGCCCGGGCGGCCTCCGGCAGTTCTACCTCTATCCGGTGACCGGCGGTCAGGTGGCCGGCCTCGGGACCCACATCGCCTTGAGCGCCAACAGCCGCTCAGCGGTGGACGCGGCCTATGCCGCGGCCCTTGCCCAGGGCGCGACCGTGGTCCGCGTGGCGGGCCTGCACCCCGACATCGCGGCCGACTATTACGGCGCGGTGCTGCTCGATCCAGACGGCAACAAGCTCGAGATCGTCGCCGACACGATGCACTAG
- a CDS encoding arylamine N-acetyltransferase family protein: MDLDAYLARIGYDSTPRVDLETLTAIHRAHLLAIPYENLDVQLRRPGDVTVQHAFDKLVTRRRGGWCYEMNGLFGWALGEIGFSVTRMAGAVGRTERGEISHGNHLVLRVDLDRPYIADVGFGDGTIEPVPLVAGPMSVAGYDFRLEPLDADWWRFHNHALGGAPYFDFTLETASDAALNTTCQWLRTSPESIFTQFPIVQRHTPDGLVIILGRTLRRIRPGERTQTLIETADAFVEVLAGEFGLDLPEMRALWPAICAKHEELFGQPAD; encoded by the coding sequence ATGGACCTCGACGCCTATCTCGCCCGCATCGGTTACGACAGCACGCCGCGCGTGGATCTCGAGACGCTGACGGCAATCCACCGCGCCCACCTGCTGGCCATCCCCTACGAAAACCTGGACGTGCAACTGCGTCGTCCAGGCGACGTGACCGTGCAACACGCCTTCGACAAGCTGGTGACCCGCCGGCGCGGCGGCTGGTGCTACGAGATGAACGGCCTGTTCGGCTGGGCGCTCGGCGAGATCGGCTTTTCGGTCACCCGCATGGCCGGGGCCGTGGGACGCACCGAGCGCGGCGAGATCAGCCACGGCAACCACCTGGTGCTGCGGGTCGACCTGGACCGGCCCTATATCGCCGATGTCGGCTTTGGCGACGGGACGATCGAGCCTGTGCCCCTGGTCGCCGGTCCAATGAGCGTGGCCGGCTACGACTTCCGGTTAGAGCCGTTGGACGCCGACTGGTGGCGCTTCCACAATCATGCCCTGGGTGGCGCGCCCTATTTCGACTTCACCCTGGAGACGGCGAGCGACGCGGCGCTGAACACCACCTGCCAGTGGCTGCGCACCTCGCCGGAGTCGATCTTCACCCAGTTTCCCATTGTCCAGCGCCATACCCCGGACGGCCTGGTGATCATCCTGGGCCGCACCCTGCGCCGCATCCGGCCGGGCGAGCGGACCCAGACCTTGATCGAGACCGCCGACGCGTTCGTCGAGGTCCTGGCCGGCGAGTTCGGCCTCGACCTGCCGGAGATGCGCGCCCTGTGGCCGGCCATCTGCGCCAAGCATGAGGAGTTGTTCGGCCAGCCCGCGGACTAG
- a CDS encoding DUF3237 family protein: MDNLTTEFAFEALVSIDVATKIGDTALGKRRFIGITGGTFKGPRIEGEVIPGGADWQTVRADGVTVIDAIYALKTTDGAVIAVRNLGLVSPTQDGGRYVRTSPTFDAPQGPHDWLNKSIFVGTIGVAEGGKAVRIGVYRVI; the protein is encoded by the coding sequence ATGGACAATCTGACCACCGAATTCGCCTTCGAAGCCCTCGTCTCCATCGATGTGGCCACCAAGATCGGAGACACCGCTCTGGGCAAGCGACGGTTCATCGGCATCACCGGCGGGACCTTCAAGGGGCCCCGCATCGAGGGCGAGGTGATCCCGGGCGGGGCCGACTGGCAGACCGTGCGGGCCGACGGAGTCACGGTGATCGACGCGATCTACGCCCTGAAGACCACAGACGGGGCGGTGATCGCCGTGCGCAACCTGGGCCTGGTTTCCCCCACGCAGGATGGCGGCCGCTATGTCCGCACCAGCCCCACCTTCGACGCGCCCCAGGGGCCGCACGACTGGCTGAACAAGTCGATCTTTGTCGGCACGATCGGCGTGGCCGAGGGCGGCAAGGCCGTGCGGATCGGCGTCTACCGGGTGATCTAG
- a CDS encoding c-type cytochrome → MARLTKRPLGLVLGVALSLTAIGGAAVAAVSFEKVITERQKGLKAMGGAFKTINDNLKTDAPDAKLIAAQAKIVKDGSHHIPKWFPKGSGPEAGFKTAAKPEIWTDPAKFAAAAKGLQVESAKLETIAKGGNIDAIKAQVKATGGACGTCHTPFRVKS, encoded by the coding sequence ATGGCTCGTCTCACCAAGCGCCCCCTGGGCCTCGTCCTGGGCGTGGCTCTCAGCCTGACGGCCATCGGCGGAGCGGCCGTCGCCGCGGTCTCCTTCGAGAAGGTGATCACCGAGCGCCAGAAGGGCCTGAAGGCCATGGGCGGCGCCTTCAAGACCATCAACGACAACCTCAAGACCGACGCGCCGGACGCCAAGCTGATCGCAGCCCAGGCCAAGATCGTGAAGGACGGGTCGCATCACATTCCCAAGTGGTTCCCGAAGGGCAGCGGCCCGGAGGCCGGTTTCAAGACCGCCGCCAAGCCGGAGATCTGGACCGACCCCGCCAAGTTCGCCGCCGCCGCCAAGGGCCTGCAGGTTGAGAGCGCCAAGCTGGAGACCATCGCCAAGGGCGGGAACATCGACGCCATCAAGGCCCAGGTGAAGGCCACGGGCGGCGCCTGCGGGACCTGCCACACGCCCTTCCGTGTGAAGTCCTAA
- a CDS encoding LLM class flavin-dependent oxidoreductase: protein MTLETKLRFGAFIAPFHPLDENPTLAIQRDLELVQHMDNLGFEEAWIGEHHSAAYELIASPEVFIAAAAERTKHIRLGTGVSSLPYHHPMMLADRINQLDHMTRGRVMFGAGPGALSSDAFMMGIPVAKQRDRMDEALDVLVRLLRGEEVSHESDWFSLVNARLQMTPYSRPSVEIAVASQVSPTGARAAGKHGVGLLSLGATTTAGFNALAANWGIAEDMAQLNGTTMDRNAWRLVGQMHIAETKDKAIEQVRFGLEKWIYYFREIANLPMVPDDFAGDPVEAYLALGSAVVGTPDEAIARIEQLKEESGGFGCYLMMAHNWANWADTQRSYEMIARYVVPHFQQLNVNRKASMDWVRDNKTEFTSQTRAAVGARIVSHMMEKGTENISPQIVALIAGAAAAEPTKKD, encoded by the coding sequence ATGACTCTCGAGACCAAACTGCGCTTCGGCGCCTTCATCGCGCCCTTCCACCCGCTGGATGAGAACCCGACGCTGGCCATCCAGCGCGACCTGGAGCTGGTGCAGCACATGGACAATCTGGGCTTCGAGGAAGCCTGGATCGGTGAGCACCACTCGGCCGCCTATGAGCTGATCGCTTCGCCCGAGGTGTTCATCGCCGCGGCCGCAGAGCGCACCAAGCACATCAGGCTGGGCACCGGGGTCTCCTCCCTGCCCTACCACCACCCGATGATGCTGGCCGACCGCATCAACCAGCTGGACCACATGACCCGTGGCCGGGTGATGTTCGGGGCCGGCCCGGGTGCGCTTTCCTCCGACGCCTTCATGATGGGCATCCCGGTGGCCAAGCAGCGCGACCGCATGGACGAGGCCCTGGACGTCCTGGTCCGCCTGCTGCGCGGCGAAGAGGTCAGCCACGAAAGCGACTGGTTCAGCCTGGTCAACGCCCGACTGCAGATGACCCCCTATTCGCGGCCCTCCGTCGAGATCGCCGTCGCCAGCCAGGTCTCGCCGACAGGGGCCCGCGCCGCCGGCAAGCACGGGGTGGGCCTGCTGTCCCTGGGCGCCACCACCACCGCCGGCTTCAACGCGCTGGCCGCCAACTGGGGCATCGCCGAGGACATGGCGCAGCTCAACGGCACGACCATGGACCGCAACGCCTGGCGGCTCGTGGGCCAGATGCACATCGCCGAGACCAAGGACAAGGCCATCGAACAGGTCCGCTTCGGCCTGGAGAAGTGGATCTATTACTTCCGCGAGATCGCCAACCTGCCGATGGTGCCCGACGACTTCGCCGGCGATCCCGTGGAGGCCTATCTGGCCCTCGGCTCTGCCGTGGTGGGCACGCCCGACGAGGCCATCGCCCGCATCGAGCAGCTGAAGGAAGAGAGCGGCGGCTTCGGCTGCTATCTGATGATGGCCCACAACTGGGCCAACTGGGCCGACACCCAGCGCTCTTACGAGATGATCGCCCGCTATGTGGTCCCGCACTTCCAGCAGCTCAACGTGAACCGCAAGGCCTCCATGGACTGGGTGCGCGACAACAAGACCGAGTTCACCAGCCAGACCCGCGCCGCCGTCGGCGCGCGGATCGTCTCCCACATGATGGAGAAGGGCACGGAGAACATCAGCCCGCAGATCGTCGCCCTGATCGCCGGCGCCGCTGCGGCTGAGCCAACGAAGAAGGACTGA
- the rlmJ gene encoding 23S rRNA (adenine(2030)-N(6))-methyltransferase RlmJ, whose product MNYRHAFHAGNFADLVKHAALLRLMATLTKGSGSLTVIDTHAGRGLYDLSGAESQRSGEAQAGIAQLMKATDLPAAFGPLRAAVNKLNNNGPTKFYPGSPRLIADTLRKKDVYIACELRGEEHAALRMALKGRTGVETLCADGYDTAVARCPAKGPVLVLIDPPFEKPDDYTRIVATLKAIGRRNREAVVMIWLPIKDLQTFDHFLNEAQDAGIGPLLVGECRMRPLTDPMKMNGCALVTARPPADFAASMEQICRWTAQTLGQNGQGRISTLS is encoded by the coding sequence GTGAACTATCGCCACGCCTTCCACGCCGGGAACTTCGCCGACCTGGTCAAGCACGCCGCCCTGCTGCGGCTGATGGCGACTCTGACAAAGGGGTCGGGGTCGCTGACCGTGATCGACACCCATGCGGGGCGGGGGCTCTACGACCTGTCGGGCGCCGAATCCCAGCGGTCGGGTGAAGCGCAGGCCGGGATCGCCCAACTGATGAAGGCCACCGATCTGCCGGCCGCCTTCGGCCCGTTGCGGGCGGCGGTCAACAAGCTGAACAATAACGGGCCGACCAAGTTCTACCCCGGCTCGCCGCGCCTGATCGCCGACACCCTGCGCAAGAAGGACGTCTACATCGCCTGCGAACTGCGCGGCGAGGAGCACGCGGCCCTGCGCATGGCGCTGAAGGGCCGGACCGGGGTCGAGACCCTGTGCGCCGACGGCTATGACACCGCTGTCGCCCGCTGCCCGGCCAAGGGACCGGTGCTGGTGCTGATCGATCCCCCCTTCGAGAAGCCAGACGACTACACCCGCATCGTCGCCACCCTGAAGGCCATCGGCCGGCGCAACCGCGAGGCGGTGGTGATGATCTGGCTGCCCATCAAGGATCTGCAGACCTTCGACCATTTCCTCAACGAGGCGCAGGACGCCGGCATCGGCCCGCTGCTGGTGGGGGAGTGCCGGATGCGGCCGCTGACCGACCCCATGAAGATGAACGGCTGCGCCCTGGTGACGGCCCGTCCACCCGCCGACTTCGCCGCCTCCATGGAGCAAATCTGCCGCTGGACCGCCCAGACCCTGGGGCAAAATGGGCAGGGACGGATTTCGACCCTCTCGTAA